One segment of candidate division KSB1 bacterium DNA contains the following:
- the rpmE gene encoding 50S ribosomal protein L31, which yields MKKGIHPEYKLGTVRCACGNTFQTRSTVGDITVEICSQCHPYFTGKQKLIDTAGRVDKFMKKYANYGAAKK from the coding sequence TTGAAAAAGGGCATTCATCCTGAATACAAATTGGGGACTGTTCGCTGCGCCTGCGGCAATACGTTTCAGACTCGTTCGACGGTCGGCGATATCACGGTAGAAATCTGTTCGCAATGCCACCCGTATTTCACCGGCAAACAGAAGCTCATCGATACGGCCGGGCGGGTCGACAAGTTTATGAAAAAGTATGCCAATTACGGCGCTGCGAAAAAGTAA
- the rho gene encoding transcription termination factor Rho — translation MDIAELKTKKIAELTKLAQELGVTGVTGMKKSELIFKIIEKQTEKEGLIFAEGVLEVLPDGYGFLRSPDYNYLPGPDDIYVSPSQIKRFGMRTGDTISGQIRPPKENERFFALLKVEAINFEHPDEAKNKILFDNLTPLYPSERINLETDPKNYSMRIMNLLTPIGKGQRGLIVAQPKTGKTILLQQIANSITQNHPEIILIVLLIDERPEEVTDMARSVKAEVISSTFDEPAERHVQVADMVLEKAKRLVEYGKDVCILLDSITRLARAHNAVVPHSGKILSGGVDANALHRPKRFFGAARNVEEGGSLTIIATALIDTGSRMDEVIFEEFKGTGNMELVLDRRLSDRRIFPAIDVNRSGTRKEELLMDAKELNRVWILRKLLSELSTVEAMEFLLSKMQGTRSNKAFLESMSV, via the coding sequence ATGGACATTGCAGAACTGAAGACTAAAAAGATCGCCGAGCTGACCAAGTTGGCGCAAGAACTGGGCGTTACCGGCGTAACGGGGATGAAAAAGAGTGAGTTGATCTTCAAGATCATCGAAAAGCAGACCGAAAAAGAGGGTCTTATCTTTGCCGAAGGCGTTCTGGAGGTGCTGCCGGACGGCTATGGATTCCTGCGTTCGCCCGACTATAACTATCTGCCGGGACCGGATGATATTTATGTTTCGCCGTCGCAGATCAAGCGGTTCGGCATGCGCACCGGCGACACGATTTCGGGGCAAATCCGCCCGCCGAAAGAGAACGAGCGCTTTTTTGCTCTGCTGAAGGTCGAGGCGATCAATTTCGAACACCCGGATGAGGCCAAGAACAAGATTCTCTTTGACAACCTGACGCCGCTCTATCCCAGCGAACGCATCAACCTCGAGACCGATCCTAAAAACTACTCCATGCGCATCATGAATCTGCTGACGCCGATCGGCAAAGGGCAGCGCGGTTTGATCGTGGCGCAGCCGAAAACCGGTAAGACCATTCTCCTGCAGCAGATCGCCAACAGCATCACGCAGAACCACCCGGAGATCATCCTGATCGTGCTGTTGATCGACGAACGGCCGGAAGAGGTGACCGACATGGCGCGTTCCGTCAAAGCGGAGGTGATCAGCTCGACGTTTGATGAGCCCGCGGAACGGCATGTTCAGGTGGCCGACATGGTGCTCGAAAAAGCCAAGCGATTGGTGGAGTACGGAAAGGACGTCTGTATTTTGCTGGACTCGATTACGAGACTGGCGCGCGCCCACAACGCCGTGGTGCCGCATTCCGGCAAGATTTTGTCCGGCGGCGTCGATGCCAATGCGCTGCACCGTCCGAAGCGTTTCTTCGGCGCGGCGCGCAACGTCGAAGAGGGCGGCAGCCTGACCATCATCGCCACAGCCCTGATCGACACCGGCAGCCGTATGGACGAGGTCATCTTTGAAGAGTTCAAGGGTACGGGCAACATGGAATTGGTGCTCGATCGTCGACTCTCCGACCGCCGCATCTTTCCGGCCATCGACGTCAACCGTTCCGGCACGCGCAAAGAAGAACTGCTGATGGATGCGAAGGAGCTCAATCGCGTGTGGATCTTGCGCAAACTGCTCTCCGAACTGTCGACGGTAGAGGCAATGGAATTTTTGCTCAGCAAAATGCAGGGCACGCGCTCCAATAAGGCGTTCCTCGAGTCGATGAGCGTTTAA
- the ugpC gene encoding sn-glycerol-3-phosphate ABC transporter ATP-binding protein UgpC — translation MATVELRRVSKVYDGQVVAVKEADLFVDDREFIVLVGPSGCGKSTLLRMIAGLEEITSGELLIDGQVVNSVPPKDRDIAMVFQNYALYPHMTVYENMAFGLTLRRFPKAEIDRRVREAAEILGIGHLLDRRPKALSGGQRQRVAVGRAIVRKPKVFLFDEPLSNLDAKMRVQMRAEISRLHHRLQTTMIYVTHDQVEAMTLGNRIVVMRDGVIQQIDSPLGLYRKPKNKFVAGFIGSPAMNFISGKIERQEGLAFVTPFMRLELKTEAADRLLPFVGKTIELGIRPEHLTCFRQGEKPPSQPSFPAVVDVVEPMGNETLVYLRAGDDVIIARTHPQDDFHAGDSCTVVPDLQQAHFFNPVDELAL, via the coding sequence GTGGCGACGGTAGAGTTAAGGCGAGTCAGTAAGGTTTATGACGGACAGGTTGTCGCCGTAAAGGAAGCCGATTTGTTCGTCGATGATCGCGAGTTTATTGTTTTGGTCGGCCCGTCGGGGTGCGGCAAGTCCACGTTGTTGCGGATGATTGCGGGGTTGGAAGAAATAACCTCGGGCGAGCTGCTTATCGACGGCCAAGTGGTCAACTCGGTGCCGCCCAAAGATCGCGACATCGCGATGGTCTTTCAAAACTATGCCCTTTATCCGCACATGACGGTTTATGAGAACATGGCATTCGGTTTAACGCTTCGTCGGTTTCCCAAGGCGGAGATTGACCGTCGCGTGCGCGAGGCGGCAGAGATTTTGGGTATCGGCCATTTGCTTGATCGTCGGCCTAAAGCGCTCTCCGGCGGCCAGCGGCAGCGGGTGGCGGTGGGACGCGCCATTGTACGAAAGCCGAAGGTTTTCTTGTTCGACGAGCCGCTCTCAAACTTGGATGCCAAAATGCGTGTGCAGATGCGCGCCGAGATCTCGCGGCTGCATCATCGCCTGCAGACGACTATGATTTACGTCACGCATGACCAGGTTGAGGCGATGACGCTCGGCAACCGCATCGTGGTCATGCGCGACGGCGTTATTCAGCAAATCGATTCGCCGTTGGGACTCTATCGTAAGCCGAAAAATAAATTCGTCGCCGGTTTTATCGGCAGCCCGGCCATGAACTTTATCAGCGGAAAAATCGAGCGGCAGGAGGGTTTGGCTTTTGTTACGCCTTTTATGCGGCTTGAACTTAAAACGGAGGCTGCCGATCGGCTGCTTCCGTTCGTCGGCAAAACGATCGAGCTGGGCATCCGTCCCGAGCATTTGACATGCTTCCGGCAGGGAGAGAAGCCGCCTTCGCAACCCTCTTTCCCTGCCGTCGTCGATGTCGTGGAGCCTATGGGCAACGAAACGCTGGTTTATCTGCGCGCCGGAGACGATGTGATCATCGCCCGCACTCACCCGCAAGATGATTTTCATGCAGGCGATTCCTGCACGGTGGTTCCTGATTTGCAACAAGCCCATTTTTTTAATCCGGTGGATGAGTTGGCCTTATAG